In the genome of Triticum urartu cultivar G1812 chromosome 5, Tu2.1, whole genome shotgun sequence, one region contains:
- the LOC125555594 gene encoding uncharacterized protein LOC125555594, giving the protein MALRLHHLPLLLLLLVLSTASATHSPESATARAHHHHRRSPFGTATAHFHPVPAAAPSMHQNHLHADSQSLLSAGDVDPVLADAQARPAPLVPPQAEAASPPPTLVLPLPDLAEATPRPQEEGSAPTTPAAATTTTTTSTLLPLPATVATTASPPPPPAASDAEQGLQQLSRVLTSLGYNEMASEAPLLARAPPLARWPGAITVFAAPDAFLQAACPMCSRRHLLEQHIAMGYYPYSKLAAAATMKIPSASVGFCIKVATERGPFGIHYARIYADGVEVSHPELYNDGRYVVHGLHGFLRPLTHSCFDGPHHHHLTSRSAAASAATASSVVRIMIRDAMARLRDGGYGFMALAMRVKFAELEKFANLTLFAIDDPAIFVGGGHDYVSAVRFHIVPNHRLTRADLHRLRPGTVLPTLAGEGQSLVVTHYATGSASSNDDVRINYIPIKEPDVVVNSRIAVHGVYVPFPRLHLADLAVASATDQTNGTCGVGEPFGDCASSAITSPKRQVAPGE; this is encoded by the coding sequence ATGgctctccgtcttcaccacctacccctcctcctcctcctcctcgtgcTATCCACCGCCTCCGCCACCCACTCGCCGGAGAGCGCCACCGCCCGcgcccaccaccaccaccgccgctcGCCGTTCGGCACGGCCACCGCCCACTTCCACCCCGTCCCTGCCGCCGCGCCCTCCATGCACCAAAACCACCTCCACGCCGACAGCCAGTCCCTGCTCTCCGCCGGCGACGTCGACCCCGTCCTCGCCGACGCGCAGGCCCGTCCCGCTCCGCTCGTGCCGCCCCAGGCCGAAGCGGCATCACCGCCTCCCACGCTCGTCCTCCCGCTGCCGGATCTCGCGGAGGCGACGCCGCGGCCGCAGGAGGAGGGCTCCGCGCCGACGACGCCCGCTGCagcgacgacaacgacgacgaccAGCACGCTTCTCCCGCTCCCTGCCACGGTGGCGACGACCGCGAGCCCGCCTCCGCCTCCCGCCGCGTCCGACGCCGAGCAGGGGCTGCAGCAGCTCTCCAGGGTGCTCACCTCGCTGGGGTACAACGAGATGGCCTCGGAGGCGCCGCTCctcgcccgcgcgccgccgctcGCGAGGTGGCCCGGGGCCATCACCGTCTTCGCGGCCCCCGACGCCTTCCTCCAGGCCGCCTGCCCCATGTGCTCGCGCCGCCACCTCCTCGAGCAGCACATCGCCATGGGCTACTACCCCTACTCCAAGCTCGCCGCCGCAGCCACCATGAAGATCCCCTCCGCCTCCGTCGGCTTCTGCATCAAGGTCGCCACCGAGCGGGGCCCCTTCGGCATCCACTACGCCAGGATCTACGCCGACGGCGTCGAGGTGTCCCACCCCGAGCTCTACAACGACGGCCGCTACGTCGTCCACGGCCTCCACGGCTTCCTGCGCCCGCTCACGCACTCCTGCTTCGACGGcccgcaccaccaccacctcACGAGCCGCTCCGCCGCAGCCTCCGCGGCGACTGCTTCCTCCGTGGTGCGCATCATGATCCGCGACGCCATGGCGCGACTCCGTGACGGGGGCTACGGCTTCATGGCGCTGGCCATGCGCGTCAAGTTCGCCGAGCTCGAGAAGTTTGCCAACCTGACGCTCTTCGCGATCGACGACCCGGCCATCTTCGTCGGCGGAGGCCACGACTACGTCTCGGCGGTGCGCTTCCACATCGTCCCCAACCACCGCCTCACGCGCGCAGACCTCCACCGCCTCCGCCCCGGCACGGTGCTCCCCACGCTGGCCGGCGAGGGCCAGAGCCTCGTCGTCACCCACTACGCCACCGGCTCAGCCTCCTCCAACGACGACGTCCGCATCAACTACATACCCATCAAGGAGCCCGACGTGGTGGTCAACTCGCGCATTGCCGTCCACGGCGTCTACGTGCCGTTCCCCCGCCTCCACCTCGCCGACCTCGCCGTCGCGTCCGCCACCGACCAGACGAACGGCACCTGCGGCGTGGGGGAGCCCTTCGGCGACTGCGCCTCCTCAGCGATCACCTCTCCGAAGAGGCAAGTAGCTCCCGGCGAATGA